A single Leptospira kirschneri serovar Cynopteri str. 3522 CT DNA region contains:
- a CDS encoding LIC14007 family protein: protein MKIYSGDIISSKLEKPFLFVTKNGLKKKILIQEPRKVLETSLANNLEKNVLVISYNLLLDHTGDSRLAENDCLSFSNRFREIFARDSWFFLSNRIETFLKEREQDKFYFHYDSKIKF from the coding sequence ATGAAGATATATTCAGGTGACATTATTTCCTCAAAGCTGGAGAAGCCCTTTTTATTTGTAACAAAAAATGGATTAAAAAAAAAGATTCTAATTCAAGAACCTCGTAAAGTTTTAGAAACTTCTTTGGCTAACAATTTAGAAAAAAACGTCTTAGTTATTTCTTATAATTTACTTTTAGATCATACAGGGGATTCAAGACTTGCGGAAAACGATTGTCTTTCGTTTTCCAATCGATTCCGTGAAATCTTTGCTCGGGATTCTTGGTTTTTTTTATCCAATCGAATTGAAACATTTCTTAAAGAACGAGAACAAGATAAATTCTATTTTCATTACGATTCTAAAATAAAATTCTGA